From the genome of Gymnogyps californianus isolate 813 chromosome 17, ASM1813914v2, whole genome shotgun sequence, one region includes:
- the LOC127023504 gene encoding LOW QUALITY PROTEIN: BPI fold-containing family B member 6-like (The sequence of the model RefSeq protein was modified relative to this genomic sequence to represent the inferred CDS: deleted 1 base in 1 codon), which produces MSRIWSILFLGGWLVWSGGAAGPGAVIRIDLGTIDRAVSTVLNESDVLQKMAEEAAKKKANAKPIKGISGLKVKDLCPPVISLTLSPGSGLFMAVLIQMTITGKSFIGGNMEMALAANLTTSSRLWQDAAGIPRLSCRNCHVALVSVKTNLPSSMLPKVMSKFLDSTLQKVLPGLLCPAVDAVLNLVNAKFTTLTSEIPLGSAGTLQYALLNPPLTSETFIELDLKTVLHQKEGKEVDLPMDQPALASLPPKRDAATQLILSANFLSAELSVLQTSFNLDISNNMVLGLPPLVTTMLGTLIPEISRVLPPSQPVVIEMREAKAPVVTITPDKSFVQLFSTAEFWVSPSETAPESLFVLDVHSDLEAQFAIAEEKLRLSLTLQRMEKTLSVGSSPFLEGGWRSRGTSGARGRFAGGQDLGEESAEGDGTGGLREVNDAVPFLSLQSASGGLGFSSLGTFDELPLKGVLADIIHVAYVPSINRVLRGGVPLPDLLGITYRWANISGFENALVLDVPVTET; this is translated from the exons ATGTCAAGGATTTGGAGCATTTTATTCCTTGGCGGCTGGCTGGTGTGGtcaggaggagctgctggcccGGGAGCTGTCATCAGGATCGATCTTGGAACGATAGACCGCG CGGTCTCCACTGTGCTGAATGAGAGTGatgttctgcagaaaatggcagaggaagccgcaaaaaaaaaagcc aacgCCAAACCCATCAAAGGCATCTCGGG gctgAAAGTGAAAGATCTCTGTCCCCCAGTGATATCACTCACGCTCTCGCCGGGCTCGGGGCTCTTCATGGCCGTCTTAATCCAAATGACCATCACTGGGAAAAG CTTTATAGGAGGAAACATGGAAATGGCTCTGGCCGCAAACCTGACGACCAGCAGCCGGCTGTGGCAGGACGCTGCGGGCATCCCCAGGCTCAGCTGCAGGAACTGCCACGTCGCTCTCGTCAGCGTTAAAACCAACCTCCCCAGCAG CATGCTGCCCAAAGTGATGAGCAAGTTTCTGGACAGCACCCTTCAGAAAGTGCTGCCAGGTCTG CTGTGTCCAGCTGTCGATGCAGTGCTCAACCTTGTGAATGCAAAATTCACCACCCTGACTT CCGAGATCCCTCTTGGGAGTGCTGGGACCCTCCAGTACGCTTTGCTGAACCCCCCACTGACGAGTGAAACTTTCATAGAGCTGGATTTGAAG ACCGTTCTCCAccaaaaggagggaaaggaggttGACCTTCCCATGGACCAACCAGCTCTTGCTTCTCTGCCACCAAAGAGGGATGCTGCTACCCAGCTCATCCTGTCTGCAAACTTTTTGAGTGCTGAGCTCTCTGTTCTGCAGACATCCTTCAACCTGGACATCAGCAACAACATG GTTCTTGGGCTTCCCCCACTGGTGACCACGATGCTTGGAACCCTCATCCCCGAG ATTTCCAGGGTGCTGCCTCCATCACAGCCAGTGGTGATTGAAATGCGAGAAGCAAAAGCACCAGTGGTGACCATAACCCCGGACAAAAGCTTTGTGCAGCTCTTCAGCACCGCCGAGTTTTGGGTTTCCCCTTCAGAGACTGCTCCCGAATCCCTCTTTGTCCTGGATGTT CACAGCGACCTGGAGGCGCAGTTTGccattgcagaagaaaagctgcgGCTCTCCCTCACTCTGCAAAG GATGGAGAAAACGCTCTCGGTGGGAAGCAGCCCCTTCCTGGAGGGAGGCTGGCGGAGCCGCGGCACCTCCGGTGCAAGGGGGAGGTTTGCTGGAGGCCAAGATCTGGGCGAGGAGTCTGCTGAGGGTGACGGGActggggggctgcgggaggTGAATGATGCTgtgcctttcctctccctgcagtcTGCCTCGGGTGGCCTTGGCTTCTCCTCCCTTGGGACGTTTGAC gagCTGCCGCTGAAAGGAGTTTTGGCAGATATTATTCATGTGGCTTATGTGCCATCGATCAACA GGGTGCTGCGTGGAGGGGTCCCCCTGCCCGACCTGCTGGGCATCACCTACCGTTGGGCGAACATCAGCGGGTTCGAG AATGCTCTAGTGCTGGACGTGCCCGTCACGGAGACCTGA